One window of the Candidatus Neomarinimicrobiota bacterium genome contains the following:
- a CDS encoding glycosyltransferase family 39 protein, with protein MISLIPRLFYATNYLFDGDPVNYFLGAVNLLSGQGFTAMGFPVIWPIGYSLTIIPFLLILNSPAAGVASSIIASTSALIALYVLGSRIYSKSVGFFAAVMLAFAESYFFNSVNIASDSHALLFVLLAMIQLQKIDFDSPAVKYFLPGLFIGLSALVRYSSGIFFFLPLSLLIVNYLKGERDFNSDSVKRDLRWIGIYLSGFLVALSVQMYLNLKVWNSLLPSFYYTVNEPILFTSAANYFQNLFRIIYRIGFTTDFYAPIGALLLIIGLLNQKGNERSLRMLLIFTILGAVPLLAFSVKPRFMISIMPALFLVMAYGMQILYVRMEISLLDKWKNLRIKKIAVSLIVTLFFLPHVTFSFRTAEFNKLESKGAASAFTWVKENTPSSSVVLTQSPYFGHFNVWELTGYDIWAAKYYSEREMFPVFTDIDSILIKHADVYAVINDYWQSAENLRMMYAGKNREAVHRLLEDYNMKEMASFESNNNRFLWKITAVTLHPDDYFNHQHRFTVYRVLGKK; from the coding sequence TTGATCTCACTCATACCGAGATTATTCTATGCTACCAATTATCTCTTTGACGGCGACCCGGTTAATTATTTTCTCGGAGCGGTGAACCTGCTGTCAGGTCAGGGGTTCACAGCCATGGGCTTTCCGGTTATTTGGCCCATTGGATACAGCTTAACGATAATTCCCTTTCTTCTGATACTGAATAGTCCGGCAGCAGGGGTCGCTTCGAGTATAATAGCCTCGACGTCCGCTCTGATCGCGCTCTACGTTCTCGGAAGCCGTATTTACTCTAAATCGGTCGGTTTCTTTGCCGCCGTGATGCTCGCATTCGCCGAATCGTACTTTTTCAACTCGGTGAATATCGCATCGGATTCTCATGCTCTCCTGTTCGTTTTGCTTGCCATGATTCAGCTTCAGAAAATCGATTTTGATTCTCCCGCCGTCAAATATTTTCTCCCCGGATTATTTATCGGGTTAAGCGCCTTGGTGCGTTACTCTTCCGGTATATTCTTTTTTCTCCCTTTATCTCTCCTAATTGTCAATTATCTGAAAGGAGAGAGAGATTTCAACTCCGACAGCGTCAAGAGAGACTTGCGCTGGATCGGTATCTATTTATCGGGATTCTTAGTTGCTCTGAGCGTCCAGATGTATCTGAATTTGAAAGTGTGGAACTCTCTGCTGCCGTCATTCTACTATACGGTAAATGAACCGATACTTTTCACATCTGCAGCAAATTATTTTCAGAACTTATTCAGGATTATTTACAGAATCGGTTTCACCACCGATTTTTATGCGCCTATCGGCGCTCTTTTGCTGATAATCGGTCTGTTGAATCAGAAAGGAAATGAACGTTCTCTGCGCATGCTTCTGATATTCACGATTTTAGGAGCCGTTCCTCTTTTGGCGTTTTCGGTCAAACCCCGGTTCATGATCTCAATAATGCCGGCGCTATTTCTTGTCATGGCTTACGGGATGCAAATCTTGTACGTTCGGATGGAGATCAGTCTGCTCGATAAGTGGAAGAACCTAAGGATAAAAAAAATAGCGGTCTCCCTGATCGTTACCCTGTTTTTCTTACCCCACGTGACATTCTCATTCCGGACAGCGGAATTCAATAAACTGGAATCTAAGGGTGCGGCTTCCGCATTTACGTGGGTAAAAGAAAACACTCCCTCCTCCTCAGTCGTGTTGACTCAATCTCCGTATTTCGGTCACTTCAATGTCTGGGAATTGACGGGGTACGATATCTGGGCTGCGAAGTACTATTCCGAACGAGAAATGTTTCCCGTCTTCACGGATATCGACTCTATTCTGATAAAGCACGCCGATGTATACGCAGTGATTAATGATTATTGGCAGTCTGCTGAGAATCTAAGAATGATGTATGCGGGAAAAAACAGAGAGGCTGTACATCGGCTTCTTGAGGATTATAATATGAAGGAAATGGCGTCGTTTGAGTCAAATAACAACAGGTTCCTCTGGAAGATCACCGCTGTGACGCTTCATCCCGATGATTATTTTAACCATCAGCATCGATTCACGGTCTACCGTGTTTTAGGTAAAAAATAA
- a CDS encoding oligosaccharide flippase family protein has product MIYGVGIISRLSSFILLPLHTAFLSQYDYGILTLVLSFIGIATVFMSYGLNVSFLRWYVPEEDPEERKKIFSICYYGITGVSLLLAVIFYLTSKPIAGLLLRDTSYEPLFMIASLILLTDALFHFPQILLQAQQKSTRYVLIIFLNVFLNLGLNYYLVVVRGAGIEGVLYAALIASAVSFLVITPVSIKNLTIYFSFKKYREFFFYGIPYVANSVFVVMINLIDRFMLERFISVETVAVYSANYKLGSAMAIIVNAFRLAWHPFFLSISKSPDAKRTYSRVFTYFLLLLSGVFLLISIFIDDLVRMNIFGFHLIAEEYWEGTFIIPWILFANIIGGAYVIFSAGIHIEKITRFTPIFTGAGVITNVVANIFLIPLIGIYGAAISTLLGYIVMMTIQYFTVQKYYYIKYEFLRVSKIIGALLLIFLTNEYILVDPGFLTKLFLVISFPLILYFTGFFLKSEWREMKSLTLKLLGKAKKA; this is encoded by the coding sequence TTGATCTACGGTGTCGGGATAATCAGCCGTCTCTCCTCATTTATTCTGCTGCCGCTTCATACAGCATTTCTTTCGCAGTATGACTATGGGATATTGACCCTTGTCCTCTCGTTTATAGGGATCGCAACCGTATTTATGAGTTACGGCTTGAACGTCTCCTTTTTAAGATGGTATGTACCCGAAGAGGATCCCGAAGAAAGAAAAAAGATATTCAGCATATGTTATTACGGGATCACTGGAGTATCGCTCCTTTTAGCCGTTATTTTTTATTTAACGTCCAAACCTATTGCCGGTCTTTTACTCCGTGACACTTCTTATGAGCCGTTGTTTATGATCGCAAGTCTCATTTTGCTTACAGATGCCCTCTTTCATTTTCCACAAATACTCCTCCAGGCACAGCAAAAATCCACACGTTACGTTCTTATAATATTTTTGAACGTATTCTTGAATCTTGGTTTAAACTATTATCTCGTTGTGGTAAGGGGTGCTGGAATAGAGGGAGTTCTTTACGCTGCCCTGATAGCAAGCGCCGTTTCATTTCTTGTAATTACTCCAGTATCGATAAAAAATCTGACGATTTATTTTTCTTTTAAAAAGTACAGAGAATTTTTCTTCTACGGAATTCCCTATGTTGCTAACAGCGTGTTTGTAGTGATGATAAATCTCATCGACAGATTCATGCTCGAAAGGTTTATCAGCGTTGAGACCGTTGCGGTATATTCCGCCAATTATAAGTTAGGTTCCGCCATGGCTATAATTGTCAATGCGTTTAGACTCGCCTGGCATCCTTTCTTTCTATCTATAAGTAAATCTCCCGATGCGAAGCGAACCTATTCGAGAGTATTCACTTATTTTCTATTATTATTGAGTGGAGTTTTTCTTCTGATATCTATCTTTATCGACGACCTCGTGAGAATGAATATCTTTGGATTTCATCTGATCGCAGAAGAGTACTGGGAAGGAACTTTTATAATTCCATGGATACTTTTTGCTAATATTATCGGAGGTGCATACGTGATTTTTTCGGCAGGAATTCATATAGAGAAGATCACACGGTTTACACCTATATTTACCGGAGCGGGCGTTATTACGAACGTTGTGGCGAACATTTTCCTGATTCCCCTGATTGGAATATACGGAGCGGCTATCTCCACGCTTCTCGGTTATATCGTAATGATGACAATCCAATATTTTACCGTACAGAAGTATTATTATATCAAGTATGAATTCCTCCGTGTATCAAAAATAATCGGAGCTCTCTTATTGATTTTCCTTACCAACGAATATATTCTTGTCGATCCCGGATTTTTAACCAAACTGTTCCTCGTTATATCTTTCCCGCTTATTCTTTACTTCACCGGGTTCTTCTTGAAATCCGAGTGGCGCGAAATGAAGAGTCTGACGTTAAAATTACTCGGAAAGGCAAAGAAGGCTTGA
- a CDS encoding ferritin, with the protein MLSKTIEKALNEQVNSEYYSAFLYLSMSSYFETVSLLGMAKWMRMQYDEEIMHAIKIFDMIVDMEGTVNLKAIDGPPTDFKSPLDVFEKSLAHERKVTGMINDIYALAQKENDYAVQSALQWFIDEQVEEEKSALEIVRQLKMIGDETTPLLMLDSKLGARELGPEE; encoded by the coding sequence ATGTTAAGTAAAACGATTGAAAAAGCCCTGAATGAACAGGTTAACAGCGAATATTATTCGGCATTTCTTTACCTTTCAATGTCATCGTATTTTGAGACGGTGAGTCTTCTTGGAATGGCAAAGTGGATGCGGATGCAGTACGATGAAGAGATCATGCACGCAATCAAGATTTTCGACATGATCGTCGACATGGAAGGGACGGTTAATTTAAAGGCGATAGACGGACCGCCTACGGATTTTAAATCCCCGCTCGACGTATTTGAAAAAAGTCTCGCACACGAGCGTAAAGTGACGGGAATGATCAACGACATCTACGCTCTTGCACAAAAGGAAAACGATTATGCGGTGCAGTCGGCTCTTCAATGGTTTATCGACGAACAGGTGGAGGAAGAAAAATCCGCGCTCGAGATAGTCCGGCAGCTAAAGATGATAGGTGATGAGACGACACCCCTTTTGATGCTCGACAGCAAGCTCGGCGCGAGGGAGTTAGGGCCGGAAGAGTAG
- a CDS encoding GNAT family N-acetyltransferase: MFECTVYTEKNLDEWESFVDNANNGTIFHYRHFLGYHPPDRFEDHSLIFYKKGKLSALFPACVLHENNKKTLYSHRGATFGGFVLDESSSFKDAFDLTESLLKYAQKNEFSRIVLTHPPLIYQTRLSNNVDFALLQNRFNYLKRDVSSVLSLKPSLAANIKNFRSEARTAFRRAVKLGVNIKKSDDYEGFYKILEANLWTRHGVTPTHTVEEIKSLQKLFPDKIELLGAFAEGKMIAGVVLFACNPKVLMAFYISHDENFQNYRAVNLLFHDVIKKAIKRKFKFLDFGIFTVNMEPNWGLGRFKESFGASGLFRDSFQIEL, translated from the coding sequence ATGTTTGAATGCACGGTCTATACCGAAAAGAATTTAGATGAATGGGAGAGCTTCGTTGATAATGCAAACAACGGTACTATCTTTCATTATCGCCATTTTCTGGGCTATCATCCACCTGACAGATTCGAAGACCATTCCCTGATATTTTATAAAAAGGGGAAACTTTCCGCCCTCTTTCCGGCTTGTGTCCTCCATGAAAACAACAAAAAAACGTTGTATTCGCACCGCGGCGCTACTTTCGGAGGTTTTGTTCTCGATGAATCTTCGAGTTTTAAGGATGCCTTTGACCTAACGGAATCTCTTCTGAAATACGCACAGAAGAATGAATTCTCACGGATAGTACTCACCCATCCTCCCCTGATATATCAAACAAGACTTTCCAATAACGTTGATTTCGCACTTCTTCAAAACCGATTCAATTATCTTAAGAGGGATGTCTCAAGCGTACTCTCTCTGAAACCCTCTTTAGCCGCGAACATCAAAAATTTCCGGTCAGAGGCGAGAACCGCGTTCAGGCGGGCGGTAAAATTAGGGGTAAATATAAAAAAGTCCGATGATTACGAGGGGTTTTACAAGATCCTCGAAGCGAATCTCTGGACAAGGCACGGGGTGACACCCACACACACTGTTGAGGAGATAAAATCGCTTCAAAAACTATTTCCCGATAAGATTGAATTACTCGGAGCCTTCGCGGAAGGTAAAATGATAGCAGGTGTTGTCCTTTTCGCATGTAATCCAAAAGTGCTTATGGCATTCTATATAAGCCACGACGAGAATTTTCAAAATTACAGGGCAGTCAATCTCCTGTTTCATGACGTCATCAAAAAAGCCATAAAACGGAAATTCAAATTTCTCGACTTCGGGATATTTACCGTTAACATGGAACCGAACTGGGGTCTCGGCAGGTTTAAGGAGAGCTTCGGGGCAAGCGGACTTTTTCGTGATAGTTTTCAAATTGAGCTCTGA